CCGATCTCCCGCGGAGTCGGTGAGAACTTCTCGTTGCCCCACTAATGCGTAAGTGATAGCTTACGGATTATGAGCATGGCAACCGCCGAGGCGTGGACGGCGATGGGCGACCCGACCAGACGCGAGATCCTCGCGACACTCACCACGCGGCCGCTTTCGGTGACCGAACTGGCGGCGGCCTTCCCGATCAGCCGTCCCGCGGTATCGCAGCATCTTCGCGTCCTCAAGGACGCCGAGCTGGTTCGCGTACGCCAGCAGGGCCGGCAACGCATCTATGAGGCCGAGCCGAAAACCCTGGCCGCGCTCAAGAGCGAGCTGGAGTCGTTCTGGCAACAGGCGCTTGCGAACTTCAAGCAGATTGCCGAACAGGCAACGACGGAGGGCAAATCATGACCGATACGACCACTGACGCAGTCGTACGACTGGACGTCGAAGTCGCAGTACCCCGCGAGCAGGCGTTCCGACTGTTCGTCGAGGAGTTCGACCGGATCAAGCCGCGCGAGCACAACCTTCTCGCGGTCGACATCGCCGAAACTGTCTTCGAGCCGCGCGTCGGCGGCCATGTGTACGACCGGGGCGTCGACGGCAGCGTTTGCGCATGGGCAGACGTGCTGGCGTACGAGCCGCCGAGCCGATTCGTGATCAGCTGGCGGATCAACCCGCAATGGCAGCTCGAGACCGCGCCCGAGCGGATGAGCGAGATCGAGGTGAGGTTCACCGAGATCGGCCCGGGGCGTACGCGCGTCGACCTCGAGCACCGCAACCTCGACCGGCACGGCGTCGGTTGGGAACACGCACGCTCGGCGCTCGACGGCGAAGGCGGTTGGCCGCTGTACCTGCAGCGCTATCAGCAGGTCGTCGCGGCGGTGTGATCGCCGCTACCGCAAGCGGCGAGCGCGGAGCACCAGGTCCTCGGCGAAGTGCCCGCTCGACTCGGGGGTGTCGACGCGCGGACGCTGCTCGTTGACCTCGATCTCCCAGGCCTCGTCGAGCAGTTCGGCGATCTCGGCCGGCGTGAAGTAGTCACGCGGGTCCGGGCCGTCCCAGTCGCGATGGTGGTGCTCGTCCATCGTCGACAGGTCGTGGCCGACGTACAGCAGCGTGCCTCCGGGTGCGACCGCGTCGATCAACCCGCGCGCTGCCTCGGGGTTGGCACGCGGCAGCGGGAAGTACTGCGCCGATACCAGGTCGAAGCTGGTCGGCGGTGGCGCGCTCTGTGTCAGGTCGCCGTGCTTCCAGGCGATCGCGTTGTCGTACGAGCGCGCGGCTGCGCGGTCGAGCGCGACCTTCGAGATGTCGACCGCCGTGACCTGCCAACCGCGTTCGGCCAGCCACACCGCGTCGCCGCCCTCACCGCATCCGACGTCGAGTGCCTGGCCGGGCTCCAGCTCGGCGGCCTCGACAGTCAGCGCACCGTTGGGCCGCCCGCTCCAGATCGACTC
The sequence above is drawn from the Nocardioidaceae bacterium SCSIO 66511 genome and encodes:
- a CDS encoding metalloregulator ArsR/SmtB family transcription factor, producing the protein MSMATAEAWTAMGDPTRREILATLTTRPLSVTELAAAFPISRPAVSQHLRVLKDAELVRVRQQGRQRIYEAEPKTLAALKSELESFWQQALANFKQIAEQATTEGKS
- a CDS encoding SRPBCC family protein; amino-acid sequence: MTDTTTDAVVRLDVEVAVPREQAFRLFVEEFDRIKPREHNLLAVDIAETVFEPRVGGHVYDRGVDGSVCAWADVLAYEPPSRFVISWRINPQWQLETAPERMSEIEVRFTEIGPGRTRVDLEHRNLDRHGVGWEHARSALDGEGGWPLYLQRYQQVVAAV
- a CDS encoding class I SAM-dependent methyltransferase; this encodes MDEQSWDARYEERESIWSGRPNGALTVEAAELEPGQALDVGCGEGGDAVWLAERGWQVTAVDISKVALDRAAARSYDNAIAWKHGDLTQSAPPPTSFDLVSAQYFPLPRANPEAARGLIDAVAPGGTLLYVGHDLSTMDEHHHRDWDGPDPRDYFTPAEIAELLDEAWEIEVNEQRPRVDTPESSGHFAEDLVLRARRLR